The following coding sequences lie in one Corticium candelabrum chromosome 10, ooCorCand1.1, whole genome shotgun sequence genomic window:
- the LOC134185517 gene encoding transmembrane protein 104-like encodes MDDMSVSRESTGRRIGTYGLAIGFFYTVNFSVGIGFLNLPRSFYNAGVLVSCITLAVIAFFNVVTTIWLVETMSRAQALEYSGKMITHSFLDNSDNQNLLEEIDDERQEDDEICLPTMPEYVIRSDRKFDGPEMCEIFLGKIAKYIYLGIMVLGVFMDLWIKGTVAATAWSSNIPLNVGIFEKCTRDNLENISLHPEGKCWNNYSLCILLYALIVVPLSCLELSEQKWFQVVLSVMRLLLIFSIIIYCVVMKLMGSSPVQDESDSDKAISSNHWIGGSLAGWLAAIPVFAFTQSIQVNIPTLTQPIEPKRKLRGLYTSALLTLTVLYVILGVVVTAFFQSSVDKTLTLNWEPLTSPEHNVFLRIWAYFVVLFPSFDVTSAFPLGVTVLTNVIHSALGHDTPQNSLLHSRSTRVVYRLVFALIPLIGATFITELETLLRYEGLLTYIVFWVFPALMQYSSMKMCRKVFGLQRCISQSISKTRSDVACVISVKPGDELNTPYSTRFSNNWMVGLALLFACFLIIASIAGIILK; translated from the exons ATGGATGATATGAGTGTTAGCAGAGAGTCAACTGGACGAAGGATAGGCACATACGGCCTTGCGATTGGTTTCTTCTACACCGTCAATTTTAGCGTCGGTATTGGCTTCCTCAATCTACCGCGTTCTTTCTACAATGCCGGCGTGCTGGTCTCGTGCATAACTCTGGCCGTTATCGCTTTCTTCAACGTTGTTACGACCATTTGGCTTGTAGAAACTATGTCCAGAGCTCAG GCACTAGAATACAGTGGAAAGATGATCACACATAGTTTTTTGGACAACTCTGATAATCAGAACTTACTGGAAGAAATCGATGATGAGAGACAGGAAGATGACGAAATCTGCTTACCTACTATGCCTGAATATGTTATTAGATCAGACAGGAAGTTTGATGGTCCGGAAATGTGCGAGATCTTTCTTGGCAAAATAGCGAAGTATATATACTTAGGTATTATGGTGTTGGGAGTCTTTATGGATTTGTGGATCAAGGGCACTGTGGCTGCGACTGCATGGTCTAGTAACATACCTCTTAATGTGGGAATATTTGAAAAGTGTACAAGGGACAATCTAGAGAACATTTCTCTTCATCCTGAGGGAAAGTGTTGGAATAACTACAGCCTGTGTATTCTGCTATATGCACTGATTGTTGTGCCGCTGTCATGTCTCGAGCTGAGTGAGCAGAAGTGGTTTCAAGTCGTTCTCAGTGTCATGCGACTGTTACTTATTtttagtataataatatactGTGTGGTGATGAAACTGATGGGATCAAGTCCTGTTCAAGACGAATCTGATTCTGACAAGGCTATTTCATCGAATCACTGGATTGGTGGATCTTTGGCGGGATGGTTGGCTGCCATTCCTGTCTTTGCATTTACTCAATCGATTCAGGTCAACATTCCGACTCTCACTCAACCGATCGAGCCCAAAAGGAAACTGAGAGGACTCTACACTAGTGCATTGTTGACATTGACGGTACTGTATGTGATTCTGGGTGTTGTCGTCACAGCCTTTTTTCAGTCATCAGTAGACAAAACACTTACACTCAACTGG GAACCGTTGACATCGCCAGAACATAATGTTTTTCTTCGGATTTGGGCATACTTTGTAGTCTTGTTCCCATCTTTCGATGTCACGTCCGCGTTTCCTTTAGGAGTTACAGTTCTAACAAACGTCATTCACTCGGCTTTGGGTCACGATACTCCACAGAATTCCTTGCTTCACAGTCGGTCAACACGAGTAGTGTATCGACTGGTCTTTGCATTGATTCCTCTCATCGGTGCGACGTTTATCACCGAGTTAGAAACTTTACTTCGATATGAAGGCTTATTGACATACATTGTATTTTGGGTATTTCCCGCTCTAATGCAGTACTCATCAATGAAAATGTGCAGGAAAGTTTTTGGCTTGCAACGATGTATTTCCCAGTCTATTTCCAAGACTAGATCTGATGTTGCTTGCGTCATCTCTGTCAAGCCAGGTGATGAGTTAAATACCCCGTACTCTACTCGTTTCAGCAATAATTGGATGGTTGGTTTGGCTCtcttgtttgcctgttttctTATCATTGCCAGCATTGCAGGGATTATTCTTAAATAG